Genomic DNA from Microbacterium sp. NC79:
GAGCGCCGGAGCGATCGGTCAGGGCCGATAACAAATGCGAGGCAATGGTGGCGCGCGTCGTGAAACTGCTCTTTGGTTTGCGCCCAAACAACGCGCGCGTCAGCGTCACTTGTCACCGGCGTGAGGGTGCACAGAAATCGTGAGCGCTGTACCTCGATCTCCGCCGTCGCCTGGGCAGCGAGAGCGGTGTACTGAGACGGGGTCACGACAATCCTTGGTTCGGGGGAGATGGGAACCAGAAGGGCCCCGATCCGAAGATCGGGGCCCTTCTGGCATTACTTAGTGCTTGCTGTCTGTGCCAGCTTCGACCTCACCGGTTTCGCCGTGACCGGCAACACCGTGTGCGTGGTGCGAAGCAGCTTCGTCGAGCTCAGCCTGCGTGACCGGTGCGAGGCGGTCTTCGAAGAACCAGCGCGACAGTGCCGCACGGAACTTCTGCATGGCCGGGATCCGGCCCTTGTCGTTCGGGCGAACAACCAGGGGCTCGTAGGTCTCGTAGTCGACCAGCTTGACCATTTCGTACTCGTCCACCGGCTGGTGAACTTCGATGTACTCGCCACCCGGGAGGCGGACGATGCGGCCCGACTCGTAACCGTGCAGGGCAATCTCGCGGTCCTTCTTCTGCAGTGCGATCGCGATGCGCTTCGTGATGAAGTACGCGAGGATCGGGCCGAGGAAGAGGAGAGCCTGCAGTGTGTGGATGACGCCTTCCATCGTGAGGTGGAAGTGCGTTGCCATGAGGTCAGACGATGCTGCCGCCCACATGACTGCGTACATCGTGACACCGGCTGCACCGATAGCGGTACGAGTTGCTGCCTGACGCGGGCGCTGAGCAATGTGGTGCTCGCGCTTGTCTCCCGTGATCCACGCCTCGATGAAGGGGTAGAAGAGGACGAGCAGGATGAACACACCGATGATCGCGACCGGGATCAGGATTCCGAGCGAGAGCGTGTGGTTGAACAGCACGACATCCCAGTTCGGCGGAGCCAGACGCAGCATACCGTCAGCAAAACCGATGTACCAGTCAGGCTGGGTACCAGCAGAAACCGGCGACGGGTCGTACGGGCCGTAGTTCCAGACCGGGTTGATCTGGAAGAGCGACGCGATCAGCACGATCACACCGAACGTGATGAACAGGAAGCCGCCCATCTTCGACATGTACACGGGCATCATCGGGTAGCCGACGACGTTGTTGTTCGAGCGACCGGGGCCGGCGAACTGCGTGTGCTTGTTGACGATCATGAGCACGAGGTGAAGACCGATGAGGGCGATCACCAGTAGCGGCAGGATCAGGATGTGCAGCGTGTACAGGCGGCCGACGATGTCAGTTCCCGGGAACTCGCCACCGAACAGCAGGAACGAAGTCCAGGTTCCGATGACGGGGAAGCCCTTGATCATGCCATCGATGATTCGCAGACCGTTACCCGAGAGCAGGTCGTCGGGGAGCGAGTAGCCGGTGAAGCCTTCTGCCATCGCGAGGATGAAGAGAACAAAACCGATGACCCAGTTGAGCTCGCGCGGCTTGCGGAATGCGCCGGTGAAGAAGACGCGGAGCATGTGCACACCGATACCAGCAACGAAGATCAGGGCTGCCCAGTGGTGGATCTGGCGAACCAGAAGGCCACCGCGGAGGTCAAACGAGATGTAGAGCGTCGACTCCATGGCCGCCGACATCGGAATTCCCACCATCGGCGCGTAGGCACCCGTGTAGTGAGTTTCGACCATCGAAGCGTCGAAGAAGAACGTCAGGAAGGTTCCGGAGAGGAACACAACCACGAAGCTCCACAGCGCAATCTCACCCAGCATGAACGACCAGTGGTCGGGGAAGATCTTGCGACCGAGCGCCTTGACGAAGCCGGAGAGGCTCGTGCGCTCATCGAGGTAGTTGGCTACGCCACCGACGAACTTGCCGCCGAGCGGAGCCTGCTTCTCGCCCTTGTCAATCACAGGGCTGTTTGCGGTACTCAATGACGCTCCCAGAAGCTCGGGCCGACGGGCTCGGTGAAGTCGCTACGTGCCATCAGGTAGCCCTCATCGTCGACGGTGATGGGCAGCTGCGGAAGCGGGCGTGCCGCCGGTCCGAAGATAACTGCCGCGTGGTTAGTGATGTCGAACTGCGACTGGTGGCACGGGCACAGCAGGTGGTGCGTCTGCTGCTCGTACAGAGCAACGGGGCAACCGACGTGCGTGCACACCTTCGAGTAGGCGACGATGCCGTGGTACGACCAGTCCTTGCGCTCGGGCAGCTCGTTGAGCTTGTCCTCGGGAACGCGAACCAGGAGAACGATGGCCTTGGCCTTCTCCTCGAGGTAGCCGTCCGAGTGCGGGATCTCCGACAACGGCTGGGGGATCACGTGAACAACGGAACCATAGGTGAGATCCGATGCCTTGATGCGCTCACCAGACGGGTCGTGAGCAAGGTACATGTCCTTGTCCCACATCGTTTCCTTCAGCAGTGCGACGGGGTCAACACCGTGCGGAGCGAGGCCGCGGAAGAGCGTGATGCCCGGGATGACGCTGGCAACGATCGCTGCGATGAGCGAGTTGCGGATCATCGCACGGCGGCCGAAGCCACTCTCTTCGTTAGCGTCCGCGAAGTCCTGGATGGCAGCCGCGCGAGTCTCTTCTGAGCCGCGGGTAGCGTGGCGCTCCTCGGTGAACTCCTTGTCACTCATCAGCGCCTTGGACCAGTGAATGGCACCAATACCGATGGCAAGGAGGGCGAGTGCGATGCCGAGACCGATGTACAGGTTGTTCGCGCGCACAGCGGCGATCGGGTTGACCTGATCTTCGATCGGGAACAGCATGTAGGCGGCTACCGCCCAGATGCTGCCGGCAAGCGACAGGTAGAAGAGCGAGTAGACGGTGCGCTCGGCACGCTTCTCAGCCTTCGGATCCTTGTCGGTCATTCGCTCGCGGTGCGGCGGCAGACCGGGGTTGACTGCAGGGTCATCGACCTTGACGGCGATGCCCGATGAAGGCTGGTAGCTGTGCTCCAGCGCCTTCGGGTCATCCACGTGAGTCATTGTGCTCCTCGTATCTCAAGCTTAAAAATGAACCTGCGTTAGTTGGACTTCGCGGTGATCCACACCGTGAGTGCAACGAGCGCGCCGATTCCAAAAATCCAGACGAACAGACCTTCAGACACTGGGCCGAGCGATCCGAGCGTCATCCCACCGGGGGACGGCTCATTCTGCATGTAGAGAATCGCGGAGATGATGTCGCGCTTCTCGTCTTCGGTCAGGGTCATGTCATTGAAGACCGGCATATTCTGCGGGCCGGTAACCATGGCGGCGTACAGGTGCAGCGCCGAGGTGTTCATCACGGACGGAGCGTACTTGCCCTCGGTCAGTGCGCCACCGGCACCAGCAACGTTGTGGCACATGGCGCAGTTGATGCGGAAAAGCTCAGCACCGGCTGCGATGTCGCCACCGCCGTCGAGAATGCTGTCATCCGGGAACGTGGCGCCGCCACCCTCCTGCTGGACCCAGGCGGCGACGGCAGCAATCTGCTCGTCGGTGAACTGCGGAGCCTTCTGCGGTGCCTGCGGTGACTGCGCCTGCATCGGCATACGGCCGGTTGCCATCTGGAACTCGACAGCGAGCTCACCGGTGCCGACAAGGCCCGGACCGTTCTCGCTACCTTCAAGGTTCATGCCGTGGCACGTTGCACAGTTCGCCTGGAAGAGCTTCTTGCCGTCGTCAACCGTCAGCTCGGTCGCTACCGTCGACGACGGTGTTGCTGCCATGGCTGCGGATGCGCCAGCGTATGCTCCACCGGTCAAAAGCAGGCCGATGCCGATCAGGGCAACAGTGGCCATGCGGCTGCGGCGGCCGCCAGCGCGGGTCTTCTTCTCGCGTGACATATCGAGTTCAGCTCTGCTTTCTTACTTGAGGAAGTAGATGACGAGGAACAGGACGATCCAGACCACGTCGACAAAGTGCCAGTAGTACGACACGACGATTGCGGTGGTGGCTTCCTTGTGACGGAAGTTCTTCACTGCGTACGCGCGTCCGATGACGAGGAGGAAGGCAATAAGACCACCGGTCACGTGCAGAGCGTGGAAGCCCGTCGTGATGTAGAAGGCCGAAGCGTAGGAGTCAGCCTGAATAGGCAGCCCCTCGACGACCAGCGTGGTGTATTCCCATACCTGACCGGCAACGAAGATCGCGCCGAGTGCGAAGGTGATCCAGAACCACGGAACCATTCCCATACGCTTCTTGCCCTCGGAGATTCCGGAGTAGGGCTGGAAGCGCTCTGCGGCGAAGACACCCATCTGACAGGTGAACGAAGACGCCACCAGGATCAGGGTGTTTACCGTCGCGAACGGAATGTTCAGGAGTTCGGTACGGGCCGCCCATAGCTCGGGAGAAGTACTCCGAAGCGTGAAGTAGATGGCAAACAGGCCAGCGAAGAACATAACCTCGCTACCAAGCCACACGATGGTACCGACCGAAACCGGGTCTGGCCTCTTAACTGTTTTTGCCGCCGGGGCATGCGTCACTGTGCTCGTCACCCTTCCATTATGGCTGATAACCGAGCGTGTTTTATGCACTCGGCCGTATCAAACTGAGTTCGAGTGAACTTAGGGCATCCTTACAAGTGCCTGGGAACCTGCCTTGTATCAGGCACATTCACGCTGTGAGCCGCGGAATGACACATGACGTTACCGACGCACTGTCGGCGTGTCGAGGCTCGCTAATATTGAGTAATGTTCGACGAGATCTCGTGGCCCCATGTTCTGACCACCCTTTTAGACCGCAAGGATCTCAGTGTGTGGGAGTCCACCTGGGCGATGCGCGAGATCATGCAAGGCCGCGCGACAGAGGCACAGCTTGGCGGTTTTCTCATCGCGCTCCGTGCCAAAGGCGAGACCGTTGATGAGATCGTCGGCTTCCGCGATGCGATTCTGGAATCAGCGCTCGATCTTCCGGTGCCTGCCGGCGTGCTCGACATTGTGGGTACGGGCGGCGATCGATACGGCACCGTCAACGTTTCGACAATGGCGTCCATTGTGTGTGCGGCCAGTGGGGTCCCCGTGGTGAAGCACGGCAATCGCGCCGCCACGTCTTCTTCTGGTGCGTCGGATGTGGTGAGTGCCCTTGGCGTCAACCTGAATACGACACCGGAACAGGTCGCCGAGGTGTTGGAAACCGTTGGCCTTTCATTTGTCTGGGCTGCAGCGTTTCACCCGGGGTTCCGTTTCGCTGGCCCAACGCGCTCCGAGCTTGGCGTGCCGACCGTCTTCAATATCCTTGGCCCCCTGTGTAACCCCGCCCGTGCGGAAGCGAATGCCGTCGGCGTTGCGCAGCTTGACCGTGTGCCCCTTATTACCGGTGTGTTCCGCACCCGAGGCGCCACCGCGCTGGTGTTCCGCGGCGACGATGGCCTTGATGAGCTCACGATCACGGGTCACAGCAGAATTTGGGAAGTGTCTCGTGGAGACATCCACGAGCACGACCTTGACCCGCGCGACCTCGGCTTCGCATATGCCTCGATTAACGACATCAAGGGCGCAGACCCCACCTACAACGCGCAGGTTGTGCGCGACGTTCTCTCGGGCGCCGAGGGTCCTGTCCGCAATATCGTGTTGTTGAATGCCGCGGCAGGAATCGTTTCGTACCGGCTATCGCACGACCCTTCCCAGGTGCAGCGCTCGATGGTGGAGCGACTTGCCGAAGGCCGAGATCAGGCGGCGGCAGCGATCGATAGCGGTGCTGCGGCAGCCAAACTTGATGAGTGGGTGCGTGCCACGCAGTCGTACGCGACTGTCAACTAGCCCGAGCTCCACAATGCTGGCCGAGAGTCGTTGCACTCTCGGCCAGCATTGTTATCCGCGTAAAGCAATCGCTGCGGCGAAACGTTCCCACGCAGAGGTATATGCCCACTGATCGGCGAGCGCGGCCGCGCGCTGTGCTTCGTCTGAAGACAAGGGGGAGAGGGGAGCCGGAGGGAGTGTCACGTTGACGTCTTGCGCGACTCGCACCACGGTGGGTGCGACATCCAGATATTCGGCTGCTGCGACTATCTTCTTCGCCACACCAGCTGACATGCCTGTCCCTTCTGCCGCGGCAACGCGAATGGCATGCAAATCACCGTGGTTTTGCAGGAGCGTCGCCGCGGTTTTCTCGCCGACCCCTGGCACTCCGGGAAGCCCATCAGACGCATCGCCGCGCATCGTCGCGAAGTCCGCATACTGATCTGCGCGCACCCCATACTTCCCTTGGACGACGTCGTCAGTGACAATCTCAAGGTTGCTCATACCGCGCGCGGTGTAAATCACCCGCACGTCTCGCGAGTCGTCAACCAACTGGAAGAGGTCGCGATCGCCTGTCACGATGTCGACGTGGCGGTCCGCGAGTGTCGCAAGAGTGGCGACGATGTCATCTGCCTCATAGTCCGCGTGTCCAACGATGGGGATGTTGAGCGAAGTGAGCATGTCGCGAATGATGGGAATTTGAGTTTGGAGAGGGTCAGGAACCTCTTCAACGTCAGCGCCGCCGGCAACTTCTGTAACGACGCGGTGCGTTTTATATGTCGGAATCAGGTCGACGCGCCATTGCGGGCGCCAATCGTCGTCCCAGCACGCGATGACGGTGTCCGGCTGGTAGAGCGTCACCAGTTTGGTGATGATGTCCAGCAATCCACGTAGCGCGTTGACACTGGTTCCGTCAGCCGCCTTCACTGAATCTGGCACCCCGTAAAACGCTCGGAAATAGAGAGAAGCGGTATCCAGAAGCATTGTGCGTGGCATGGCGTCATTGTGCCATGCGACAACGTCTGTGGGGCACCGTAAAGTGAACGCATGGCGGAGTCCAGGCAACAGCAGTTCCACGCCCTCCTCGAAGAGAAGCGCGCAGAAATCCAACGTGCGCTCGACGCGGCTGAGCAGTCGCTGGCGATGGTCGCACAGTCGCGTGATCAGGCCGGGGGAGATGACGAGCATGATCCCGAGGGTGTTCCGCTGTCAAGCGAATGGGCCCGAGTTGATGCGGTCGCCGCGGAGGCTCGTGCGCGGCTCGATGAGGTTGACGCGGCGTGTGCGCGGCTGGAGCGCGGAACCTATGGGTTCTGTCGGATTTGCGGTGAAGCGATCCCGCTCGAGCGACTGCGGATTCGACCGTACGCGGATGTCTGCGTGCCGTGCGGCTCACGGCCGCGCAGGTAATGAACCGTGGCGGCAGGAGCGGCGTCCAACAGACCATAGGCTGGATTCATGCTTCCCGTTACCCTGACCGATGGTGCCATCCTGCGCGAAGCGCGCCTCGATGACGCCGCAGCGTTGCTCGCCCACATTAAAGATCTTGCCGAGTACGAGCGCGAGCCTGACGCTGTCTTGAACACGACCGAGGCGATTGAGGCGACCTTCTTTAGTGAGAATCCCCACGCCTTCGCGCACGTGGTCGAGCGCGATGGTTCCGTTGTCGGCATCGCCATTTGGTTCTTGACCTATTCCACCTGGACGGGCACTCACGGTATCTGGTTGGAAGACCTGCACGTGTATCCCTCCGAGCGTGGTCGTGGGTACGGTAAGCAACTCATGGCGTCCGTCGCTGCTGTTTGCGCCGAACGGGGGTATCGCCGCATGGAGTGGACGGTCTTGAACTGGAATGAGCCGGCAATTGGCCTGTATCGATCGCTGGGGGCAGCCCCGATGGATGAGTGGACAACGCAACGTTTAGTCGGGGACGCTCTCGATTCGCTCGCGGCCACGCTTTCCTAGGCGACGCCCTGCTTTTGCCCCGTTCGGGACTGCATGCCGCGCGTGTCGTTTAGCGGGGTAATTCTGATATGCTGAGGTGTCATCTTTGTGACTCAACACGAGTTACGAAATGTATGACACAAAAATCCATTTGCTTTTGCGCCTGAGGTCGCGTGCGTCAAACCACGCCATCGTTGACGGAGCCGGAGCCCGAGCTTCCAATCCAACAAGGACAACCCACTACATGACTAACGCAACCGCCCCGGCCACCAAGCAGGTCGCCATCAACGACATCGGATCTGCTGAGGACTTCCTGGCCGCGGTCGAACTGACTATCAAGTCTTTCAACGACGGCGACATCATCGAAGGAACGATCGTCAAGATCGACCGCGATGAGGTTCTCCTCGATGTCGGCTTCAAGACCGAGGGTGTTATCCCCTCGCGTGAACTGTCGATCAAGCACGACGTTGACCCTAACGAGGTCGTTTCCGTCGGTGACCTGGTCGAGGCACTTGTTCTCCAGAAGGAAGACAAGGAAGGCCGCCTGATCCTGTCGAAGAAGCGCGCACAGTACGAGCGCGCTTGGGGCGACGTGGAGAAGATCAAGGAAGACGACGGCGTCGTCACCGGTTCTGTCATTGAGGTTGTCAAGGGTGGTCTCATCGTTGACATCGGACTCCGTGGCTTCCTCCCGGCATCGCTCATCGAGCTGCGCCGTGTTCGCGACCTGACGCCGTACCTCGGCCAGGAAATTGAAGCGAAGATCCTCGAGCTCGACAAGAACCGCAACAACGTTGTGCTGTCGCGCCGTGCTCTGCTCGAGCAGACGCAGTCGGAGACCCGCACGCACTTCCTTAACAACCTGCACAAGGGTCAGGTTCGCAAGGGTGTTGTTTCCTCGATCGTTAACTTCGGTGCGTTCGTTGACCTCGGTGGCGTTGACGGTCTCGTCCACGTTTCCGAGCTGTCGTGGAAGCACATCGAGCACGCTTCTGAGGTCGTCGAGGTTGGCCAGGAGGTCACCGTCGAGATTCTTGAGGTTGACCTTGACCGTGAGCGCGTCTCGCTGTCGCTGAAGGCAACGCAGGAAGACCCGTGGCAGGTATTCGCACGTACCCACGCAATCGGTCAGGTTACCCCCGGTAAGGTCACCAAGCTGGTTCCGTTCGGTGCATTCGTGCGCGTTGCCGACGGCATCGAGGGTCTCGTTCACATCTCCGAGCTCTCGGGCAAGCACGTTGAGCTTGCTGAGCAGGTTGTTTCGGTCGGTGACGAGGTCTTCGTTAAGGTCATCGACATCGACCTCGAGCGTCGCCGCATCTCGCTGTCGCTGAAGCAGGCTAACGAGTCGGTTGACCCCTACGGCACCGAGTTCGACCCGGCTCTGTACGGCATGGTTGCTGAGTACGACGAAAACGGCGAGTACAAGTACCCGGACGGCTTCGACGCTGAGTCGGGCGCTTGGAAGGAAGGCTTTGACGCCGAGCGCGAGAAGTGGGAGCAGGACTACGCTGCTGCCCAGGCTCGTTGGGAAGCTCACAAGGCTCAGGTCATCAAGGCTGCTGAAGCAGAGGCTGCTGCTCCCGAGTTCGATGCAGGCGCATCGTCCTTCTCGAGCGACTCCGCTGCTGCCGGCACGCTGGCTGACGACGAGGCACTCGCGGCTCTCCGCGAGAAGCTCTCGGGCAACGCTTGATCTAACGATCAACTGACGGGGCCGGAACCTTTTGGTTCCGGCCCCGTTTTTTCTTTCGTTGCGGAGCCAAAACGGCGCGAGACTGCGGTGCTGGCTCTGGCAGGATGTTGCGTATGTCTCTTATTGCGCTCACCGGCGGGATCGCATCCGGAAAGTCCTCGATCGCTCGGCGCTTCGCTGAACACGGTGCGGTCGTGGTGGATGCCGACGCTGTTGTGCGTGAGCTGCAGGAGCCAGGAACCCCGGTGTTAGCAGCCATGGTTGCCGAATTCGGTGCCGACATTCTGGATGAGTCTGGCGCGTTGAAGCGCGCCGAGCTCGGGGCCAGGGTCTTTGGTTCACCCGAGAAAGTGGCGGCTCTCAATGGCATCGTGCATCCCGCGGTGCGGGCCGAAACGGAGCGGCGCTTCGCTGAGGCTATCGCTGCGGATCCTGATGGTGTCATCGTCTACGACGTTCCGTTGCTTGTTGAAGCGCGAGCAAGCGACCCGTGGGATTTGATTATCGTGGCGCATGCGCCGGCAGCAGAGCGCATTGCTCGTCTCATTGAATTCCGAGGGATGAGCGAAGACGAAGCACGCGCCCGCGTCAGCTCGCAGATTCCAGACGAGCAGCGTCTGGCTATTGCTGACGTGGTGATTGACACGACGGCCTCCCTTGATCAGACGCTCATGGAGGCGGATCGCGTGTGGAACGATCTCCGCCCACTGTTACGTGCGGCTCGAGAGCGGCGTGCAGTCTCCGGTACTGCCGCTCCCGCGTCCAGTGTCGGAGGTCACGCGTAGGCTGGTTGCATGCAACCAACGCGCGCCGTCCGTCCCTTCGAGGTCATCAGCGAATACGAGCCGTCAGGTGATCAGCCGCAGGCCATCGCACAGCTCGCGGCG
This window encodes:
- a CDS encoding cytochrome bc complex cytochrome b subunit, translating into MIDKGEKQAPLGGKFVGGVANYLDERTSLSGFVKALGRKIFPDHWSFMLGEIALWSFVVVFLSGTFLTFFFDASMVETHYTGAYAPMVGIPMSAAMESTLYISFDLRGGLLVRQIHHWAALIFVAGIGVHMLRVFFTGAFRKPRELNWVIGFVLFILAMAEGFTGYSLPDDLLSGNGLRIIDGMIKGFPVIGTWTSFLLFGGEFPGTDIVGRLYTLHILILPLLVIALIGLHLVLMIVNKHTQFAGPGRSNNNVVGYPMMPVYMSKMGGFLFITFGVIVLIASLFQINPVWNYGPYDPSPVSAGTQPDWYIGFADGMLRLAPPNWDVVLFNHTLSLGILIPVAIIGVFILLVLFYPFIEAWITGDKREHHIAQRPRQAATRTAIGAAGVTMYAVMWAAASSDLMATHFHLTMEGVIHTLQALLFLGPILAYFITKRIAIALQKKDREIALHGYESGRIVRLPGGEYIEVHQPVDEYEMVKLVDYETYEPLVVRPNDKGRIPAMQKFRAALSRWFFEDRLAPVTQAELDEAASHHAHGVAGHGETGEVEAGTDSKH
- a CDS encoding ubiquinol-cytochrome c reductase iron-sulfur subunit, producing MTHVDDPKALEHSYQPSSGIAVKVDDPAVNPGLPPHRERMTDKDPKAEKRAERTVYSLFYLSLAGSIWAVAAYMLFPIEDQVNPIAAVRANNLYIGLGIALALLAIGIGAIHWSKALMSDKEFTEERHATRGSEETRAAAIQDFADANEESGFGRRAMIRNSLIAAIVASVIPGITLFRGLAPHGVDPVALLKETMWDKDMYLAHDPSGERIKASDLTYGSVVHVIPQPLSEIPHSDGYLEEKAKAIVLLVRVPEDKLNELPERKDWSYHGIVAYSKVCTHVGCPVALYEQQTHHLLCPCHQSQFDITNHAAVIFGPAARPLPQLPITVDDEGYLMARSDFTEPVGPSFWERH
- a CDS encoding c-type cytochrome, translating into MSREKKTRAGGRRSRMATVALIGIGLLLTGGAYAGASAAMAATPSSTVATELTVDDGKKLFQANCATCHGMNLEGSENGPGLVGTGELAVEFQMATGRMPMQAQSPQAPQKAPQFTDEQIAAVAAWVQQEGGGATFPDDSILDGGGDIAAGAELFRINCAMCHNVAGAGGALTEGKYAPSVMNTSALHLYAAMVTGPQNMPVFNDMTLTEDEKRDIISAILYMQNEPSPGGMTLGSLGPVSEGLFVWIFGIGALVALTVWITAKSN
- a CDS encoding heme-copper oxidase subunit III codes for the protein MTSTVTHAPAAKTVKRPDPVSVGTIVWLGSEVMFFAGLFAIYFTLRSTSPELWAARTELLNIPFATVNTLILVASSFTCQMGVFAAERFQPYSGISEGKKRMGMVPWFWITFALGAIFVAGQVWEYTTLVVEGLPIQADSYASAFYITTGFHALHVTGGLIAFLLVIGRAYAVKNFRHKEATTAIVVSYYWHFVDVVWIVLFLVIYFLK
- the trpD gene encoding anthranilate phosphoribosyltransferase, which codes for MFDEISWPHVLTTLLDRKDLSVWESTWAMREIMQGRATEAQLGGFLIALRAKGETVDEIVGFRDAILESALDLPVPAGVLDIVGTGGDRYGTVNVSTMASIVCAASGVPVVKHGNRAATSSSGASDVVSALGVNLNTTPEQVAEVLETVGLSFVWAAAFHPGFRFAGPTRSELGVPTVFNILGPLCNPARAEANAVGVAQLDRVPLITGVFRTRGATALVFRGDDGLDELTITGHSRIWEVSRGDIHEHDLDPRDLGFAYASINDIKGADPTYNAQVVRDVLSGAEGPVRNIVLLNAAAGIVSYRLSHDPSQVQRSMVERLAEGRDQAAAAIDSGAAAAKLDEWVRATQSYATVN
- a CDS encoding 5'-3' exonuclease, whose translation is MPRTMLLDTASLYFRAFYGVPDSVKAADGTSVNALRGLLDIITKLVTLYQPDTVIACWDDDWRPQWRVDLIPTYKTHRVVTEVAGGADVEEVPDPLQTQIPIIRDMLTSLNIPIVGHADYEADDIVATLATLADRHVDIVTGDRDLFQLVDDSRDVRVIYTARGMSNLEIVTDDVVQGKYGVRADQYADFATMRGDASDGLPGVPGVGEKTAATLLQNHGDLHAIRVAAAEGTGMSAGVAKKIVAAAEYLDVAPTVVRVAQDVNVTLPPAPLSPLSSDEAQRAAALADQWAYTSAWERFAAAIALRG
- a CDS encoding TraR/DksA C4-type zinc finger protein, which translates into the protein MAESRQQQFHALLEEKRAEIQRALDAAEQSLAMVAQSRDQAGGDDEHDPEGVPLSSEWARVDAVAAEARARLDEVDAACARLERGTYGFCRICGEAIPLERLRIRPYADVCVPCGSRPRR
- a CDS encoding GNAT family N-acetyltransferase, which translates into the protein MLPVTLTDGAILREARLDDAAALLAHIKDLAEYEREPDAVLNTTEAIEATFFSENPHAFAHVVERDGSVVGIAIWFLTYSTWTGTHGIWLEDLHVYPSERGRGYGKQLMASVAAVCAERGYRRMEWTVLNWNEPAIGLYRSLGAAPMDEWTTQRLVGDALDSLAATLS
- the rpsA gene encoding 30S ribosomal protein S1 gives rise to the protein MTNATAPATKQVAINDIGSAEDFLAAVELTIKSFNDGDIIEGTIVKIDRDEVLLDVGFKTEGVIPSRELSIKHDVDPNEVVSVGDLVEALVLQKEDKEGRLILSKKRAQYERAWGDVEKIKEDDGVVTGSVIEVVKGGLIVDIGLRGFLPASLIELRRVRDLTPYLGQEIEAKILELDKNRNNVVLSRRALLEQTQSETRTHFLNNLHKGQVRKGVVSSIVNFGAFVDLGGVDGLVHVSELSWKHIEHASEVVEVGQEVTVEILEVDLDRERVSLSLKATQEDPWQVFARTHAIGQVTPGKVTKLVPFGAFVRVADGIEGLVHISELSGKHVELAEQVVSVGDEVFVKVIDIDLERRRISLSLKQANESVDPYGTEFDPALYGMVAEYDENGEYKYPDGFDAESGAWKEGFDAEREKWEQDYAAAQARWEAHKAQVIKAAEAEAAAPEFDAGASSFSSDSAAAGTLADDEALAALREKLSGNA
- the coaE gene encoding dephospho-CoA kinase — protein: MSLIALTGGIASGKSSIARRFAEHGAVVVDADAVVRELQEPGTPVLAAMVAEFGADILDESGALKRAELGARVFGSPEKVAALNGIVHPAVRAETERRFAEAIAADPDGVIVYDVPLLVEARASDPWDLIIVAHAPAAERIARLIEFRGMSEDEARARVSSQIPDEQRLAIADVVIDTTASLDQTLMEADRVWNDLRPLLRAARERRAVSGTAAPASSVGGHA